The following proteins are encoded in a genomic region of Paenibacillus sp. FSL R7-0273:
- a CDS encoding S8 family serine peptidase has product MKRRTMNRLFSGTVAGGLLISTLLAPAAFAAPSAGGTVTPEQAAAILKGLTPAQRQALEQLSVSAGPVISPGINTESTELVNVIVQFIPEPAVVAGLAGPGSAKKFSLTSAEDQVEQSHKDFKAFINQLKANNLESSRSAYTYNPSDISIYQEYREAFNGVAVTLPGTAVQALAGSGLVKKIWNDTTVQLPADTVIPTDLTGEDTAADETAGEETAASKLMMESFPVIGVDKLHNENITGKGIKVGVLDTGIDYNHPDLTTVYQGYRKTEGEDPAAVDPSAVKGWDFIDNDADPMETTYKDWVAAGQPESESEYYTAHGTHVAGTIAGQQINAVDYAVEGVAPDVELYSYRVLGPYGSGANSGIIAAIDKAVQDGMDVINLSLGSKLNDPLDPSSIAINNAMLAGVVSVIAAGNDGPSAGTLGTPGASALGITIGASSVPITIPSVTASVYDAAVPAAAEGEAAAVTDTVYQPLTMKLFGEEFNYEPASIVGTELEIVYAGLGKAADFTGLDVAGKVALIERGEIGLNVKIKNAAKAGAAAALIYNNTTGYIDNYLGEAAGFIPTFQILQSEGVSLKQMDTPWISFKAAEDVLSEGDTLADFSSRGPVSGTDNIKPDLVAPGVAVFSTYPVYMNDPVNQSNYNIAYTRMSGTSMATPHVAGIAALILQAHPEYTPFDVKAALMNTSVDLIKDYSIYEVGAGRVDAYRAVHAETAVKVLDTTISATADNEYVEIADITGSLNFGSVYVEEGETASASKLLELDNRGEAGKTYRLELELPSDAPITLGSDEINVPAQSAATFNAELLVNDSVPNGTYEGYIHVINEADAADVYQLPLLIRVSDKGLAYLEMDPPAISNNYVTHTYSNRVTTAFFSLKSPMETLDVFLKDYKTGEVLGFLGTVDTKGIAVGKDIMLFNLFKGYAYPFTEDGGISEVSRFVPEGEYALEAFSVDANGEAYQVESPMTLVDNTSPEISLKTTNAAGDTASMTTQIIEVADDSLFTTETFEGKDISAIWVHGNITDGSIKQLQEAGYAYDQGDNTVSYYEYGSPFMSGYFKADENGDFRYGITKEDFASEPYELRLFGWDPATVGTTWLGNKYVYLTPDTTYALAELSRKSVQAGDTFTATINMNNLHAFTGAEFTLEDVTGVFELESIGATSELKTLAAKQGATVDVQRDAQNEFYSSVKVNLQGDNLAGIDGDVPLLTLKYKVAGDAYYNKVATLRMIDLFVNKAGAEEAVYTPAYTMDYMDFESRTSRLYGYVSPEAFMVNGEYLQFGKDYSKMNFEVYAETASGEQYTATIERNAQYNINNIPVTDEVIKVTFKSPGHTSLSYSTVNYKIENGRLIGAQQLLSLNGAMAGDINGDEVIDILDLKQAGLAYQTSDSKSDINQDGIVDDTDIQFIVNNFLKLGQNAAAGAAAKDSIGGVGLDEMLEQIKNGTLTDGGTDNGGGTDNGGGTDNGGGTDNGGGTENGGGTDNGGGTDNGGGTDNGGGTDNGGGTDNGGGTDNGGGTDNGGGTDNGGGTGSSNTGNAAVITEQTVSASDLAAVSNGVAAIDGKAGVPVRLPANAGELLKGSSLSVRTDEGTVMIPAEVLSALAAQGNDNNQGNIYLNIAAKTVTPVSAEAGVTLISGGAYDFNLSYKKAGGEEVRLAAFPKDVQLTLSFKADLNAELAGIYYLNEKTSAWEYAGGKVNEAQHTITANVGHFSTYSVLAYDKSFTDLSASHWAAGAIKALSAKHIVTGQSDTLFAPEAKTTRAEFVAMIVRALGIKSEGTAAGQFSDVEAEAWYADEVAAAHAAGLVNGLTETAFAPDRSITREEMAVIAVKAYEYAAAKQAAAPADARQYKDQASISPWAVEAISKAASLDIMSGHAGGLFAPKAAASRAETAQTIYNLLNAAE; this is encoded by the coding sequence ATGAAGCGCAGAACAATGAACCGCTTATTTTCCGGTACAGTTGCCGGAGGACTTCTGATTTCCACTTTGCTGGCTCCGGCCGCCTTTGCGGCGCCGTCCGCCGGCGGTACAGTTACTCCGGAGCAGGCGGCAGCCATCCTTAAGGGCCTGACCCCGGCACAAAGACAGGCGCTGGAGCAGCTTAGTGTCAGTGCCGGACCGGTAATCTCGCCCGGAATCAACACGGAGAGCACAGAGCTTGTTAACGTCATCGTCCAGTTTATACCTGAACCGGCGGTAGTAGCCGGTCTGGCAGGCCCGGGCAGCGCCAAGAAGTTTTCTTTGACCTCCGCGGAGGATCAGGTAGAGCAGTCCCATAAGGATTTTAAGGCTTTTATCAATCAGCTGAAGGCCAATAATCTGGAGAGCAGCCGCAGCGCATACACTTATAACCCGTCGGATATTTCAATTTATCAGGAGTACCGCGAGGCCTTCAACGGTGTGGCAGTGACCTTGCCTGGCACTGCTGTGCAGGCTTTGGCGGGCTCCGGTCTGGTCAAGAAGATCTGGAATGATACTACCGTGCAATTGCCGGCAGACACGGTGATTCCTACCGATCTTACAGGGGAGGACACCGCCGCTGATGAGACAGCGGGAGAAGAGACTGCCGCCAGCAAGCTGATGATGGAGAGCTTTCCGGTCATCGGGGTGGACAAGCTGCATAACGAGAACATTACGGGTAAAGGCATTAAGGTAGGGGTGCTGGATACGGGGATTGATTATAACCATCCCGATCTGACCACCGTCTACCAGGGATACCGTAAGACTGAAGGTGAAGATCCGGCCGCTGTCGATCCGTCTGCTGTAAAGGGCTGGGACTTTATCGACAATGATGCCGACCCGATGGAGACAACCTACAAGGATTGGGTCGCAGCCGGCCAGCCGGAATCCGAGTCAGAGTATTACACTGCCCACGGTACACATGTGGCAGGGACCATTGCCGGCCAGCAGATCAATGCTGTCGATTATGCAGTCGAGGGTGTTGCCCCGGATGTCGAGCTGTACTCCTACCGTGTCCTGGGGCCTTATGGATCAGGTGCGAACAGCGGAATTATCGCCGCAATCGACAAAGCGGTCCAGGACGGAATGGATGTCATTAATTTGTCGCTCGGCTCAAAATTAAATGATCCGCTTGACCCTTCCTCCATCGCTATTAACAACGCGATGCTTGCCGGGGTAGTCAGCGTGATCGCTGCCGGCAACGATGGCCCTTCAGCCGGCACGCTCGGAACGCCGGGCGCCAGTGCACTCGGAATTACCATCGGTGCCTCCAGTGTGCCGATCACAATTCCTTCCGTTACGGCTTCCGTGTATGATGCAGCTGTTCCTGCAGCTGCAGAGGGGGAGGCTGCTGCCGTTACGGATACGGTCTATCAGCCGCTGACGATGAAGCTGTTCGGTGAAGAGTTTAACTATGAACCTGCCAGCATCGTTGGTACAGAGCTGGAAATCGTATACGCAGGCCTTGGTAAGGCTGCGGATTTCACCGGTCTTGATGTTGCAGGCAAGGTTGCGCTTATCGAACGCGGGGAAATCGGCCTGAACGTCAAAATTAAAAATGCCGCCAAAGCAGGTGCGGCAGCGGCTCTTATCTATAATAATACAACCGGATATATCGACAATTATCTGGGTGAGGCAGCTGGATTTATTCCGACCTTCCAGATTCTGCAGTCCGAAGGTGTGAGCCTCAAGCAGATGGATACACCATGGATCAGCTTTAAAGCTGCAGAGGATGTATTGTCTGAGGGTGATACGCTGGCTGACTTCAGCTCGCGCGGACCTGTATCCGGAACAGACAACATTAAGCCTGACCTGGTAGCACCGGGTGTCGCGGTATTTTCAACGTATCCGGTATATATGAATGATCCGGTGAACCAGAGCAATTATAATATCGCTTATACCCGGATGTCGGGTACCTCCATGGCAACTCCGCATGTGGCCGGCATCGCAGCGCTTATCCTGCAGGCACATCCGGAATACACGCCTTTTGATGTCAAAGCTGCCCTTATGAATACCAGCGTTGACCTGATTAAGGACTATTCGATCTATGAAGTCGGCGCAGGACGGGTAGACGCTTACCGTGCCGTTCATGCAGAAACGGCCGTTAAGGTGCTGGATACCACCATCAGCGCTACCGCCGACAATGAATATGTTGAAATTGCCGATATTACCGGTTCTCTTAACTTCGGAAGCGTATATGTCGAGGAAGGGGAGACTGCTTCGGCCAGCAAGCTGCTTGAGCTGGACAACCGGGGGGAAGCCGGAAAGACCTACCGCCTGGAGCTCGAGCTGCCTTCGGACGCCCCGATCACACTCGGCAGCGATGAGATAAACGTTCCCGCACAATCCGCTGCAACGTTTAACGCTGAGCTGCTGGTAAATGATTCGGTGCCGAACGGAACCTACGAGGGGTATATTCATGTAATCAATGAAGCAGATGCCGCGGACGTTTACCAGCTGCCGCTGCTCATCCGGGTGTCAGACAAAGGACTCGCTTACCTGGAGATGGATCCGCCGGCAATCTCCAACAACTATGTGACGCATACCTATTCCAACCGGGTTACTACCGCATTCTTCTCACTGAAGAGCCCGATGGAGACACTGGATGTCTTCCTCAAGGATTACAAGACCGGAGAGGTACTGGGATTCCTGGGCACTGTGGACACTAAAGGCATTGCTGTAGGCAAAGACATTATGCTGTTCAATTTATTCAAAGGCTATGCCTATCCGTTTACGGAAGACGGCGGCATCTCTGAGGTCTCCCGCTTTGTTCCGGAGGGCGAATATGCACTGGAGGCATTCTCTGTAGATGCTAATGGTGAAGCCTATCAAGTGGAATCCCCGATGACACTGGTAGATAATACGTCACCGGAAATTTCGCTCAAGACTACAAATGCTGCCGGTGATACAGCTTCAATGACTACACAGATCATTGAGGTGGCCGATGATTCGCTGTTCACGACAGAAACCTTTGAGGGCAAGGACATTTCGGCCATTTGGGTACACGGAAACATTACTGACGGCAGCATCAAGCAGCTGCAAGAGGCAGGCTATGCCTATGATCAGGGCGACAATACGGTATCCTATTATGAATATGGAAGTCCGTTTATGTCCGGTTACTTCAAAGCCGATGAGAACGGGGATTTCCGTTACGGGATCACGAAGGAAGATTTTGCATCGGAGCCTTATGAGCTGCGGCTCTTTGGCTGGGACCCTGCAACGGTGGGGACGACCTGGCTGGGCAATAAATATGTCTATCTGACCCCGGACACGACATATGCACTAGCCGAGCTTAGCCGGAAATCGGTGCAGGCAGGCGATACCTTTACAGCAACGATTAATATGAATAATTTGCACGCCTTTACCGGAGCCGAGTTCACCCTTGAAGACGTTACAGGTGTCTTCGAACTGGAGTCGATCGGGGCAACCAGCGAGCTTAAAACGCTCGCGGCGAAGCAGGGAGCTACGGTAGATGTTCAGCGGGATGCACAGAATGAATTCTACAGCAGTGTAAAAGTAAATCTGCAAGGCGACAATCTTGCGGGGATCGACGGCGATGTGCCGCTGCTGACCCTTAAATACAAGGTAGCCGGGGATGCTTATTATAATAAGGTGGCTACCCTTCGGATGATCGATCTTTTCGTGAACAAGGCCGGAGCGGAAGAGGCTGTATATACGCCAGCTTATACAATGGATTATATGGATTTCGAGTCCCGCACCTCGCGTCTTTACGGTTACGTAAGTCCGGAAGCCTTTATGGTAAACGGCGAATATCTGCAATTCGGCAAGGATTACAGCAAGATGAATTTCGAAGTGTATGCAGAAACGGCATCAGGTGAACAATACACGGCGACCATTGAAAGAAATGCCCAGTATAATATTAATAACATTCCTGTTACCGATGAGGTAATTAAAGTAACCTTTAAGTCTCCGGGCCACACCTCGCTCAGCTATTCAACAGTTAATTACAAGATTGAGAATGGCAGACTGATCGGTGCGCAGCAACTGCTGTCACTAAATGGAGCAATGGCCGGAGATATTAACGGCGATGAAGTCATCGACATTCTGGATTTGAAGCAGGCCGGACTGGCTTACCAGACCAGTGATTCCAAGTCAGATATTAACCAGGACGGAATTGTCGATGATACAGATATCCAGTTTATTGTGAACAACTTCCTGAAGCTTGGCCAGAATGCCGCGGCCGGTGCAGCTGCCAAGGACAGTATCGGAGGCGTTGGCCTGGATGAGATGCTGGAACAGATCAAGAATGGCACGCTGACGGATGGCGGAACTGACAACGGAGGCGGCACTGATAACGGAGGCGGCACTGATAACGGAGGCGGCACTGATAACGGAGGCGGAACCGAGAACGGAGGCGGAACCGACAACGGAGGCGGAACCGACAACGGAGGCGGAACCGACAACGGAGGCGGAACTGACAACGGAGGCGGCACCGACAACGGAGGCGGAACTGATAACGGAGGCGGAACTGACAACGGAGGCGGAACCGACAACGGAGGCGGCACCGGCAGCAGCAATACTGGTAATGCTGCCGTGATCACAGAGCAGACTGTATCAGCCTCTGATTTGGCGGCCGTATCTAACGGCGTGGCTGCCATTGATGGGAAGGCAGGCGTTCCAGTGAGGCTGCCGGCCAATGCCGGTGAGCTGCTCAAGGGTAGCAGCCTGTCGGTACGGACCGATGAAGGAACGGTAATGATCCCGGCTGAAGTGCTGTCGGCACTGGCGGCACAGGGGAATGACAATAATCAGGGGAATATCTATCTGAATATTGCAGCCAAGACAGTGACACCAGTATCCGCAGAAGCGGGTGTGACCCTCATTTCTGGAGGTGCCTACGACTTCAATCTGTCCTATAAAAAAGCGGGCGGGGAGGAAGTCCGGCTTGCAGCCTTCCCTAAAGACGTACAGCTGACACTGTCCTTCAAGGCTGATCTGAATGCAGAGCTGGCGGGCATCTACTATCTGAATGAGAAGACCTCTGCCTGGGAATATGCAGGCGGTAAGGTCAATGAAGCACAGCATACAATCACCGCTAATGTAGGCCACTTCAGCACGTACAGTGTGCTGGCTTACGATAAGAGCTTTACCGATCTTTCCGCTTCACACTGGGCGGCTGGAGCCATTAAGGCATTGTCGGCGAAGCATATCGTGACCGGCCAGTCCGATACGCTGTTCGCTCCGGAGGCCAAGACAACACGTGCGGAATTCGTGGCGATGATTGTCAGGGCGCTGGGCATCAAGAGCGAGGGGACTGCTGCAGGGCAATTCAGTGATGTTGAGGCAGAGGCGTGGTATGCGGATGAGGTTGCTGCAGCGCATGCAGCCGGACTGGTGAACGGACTCACGGAGACAGCCTTTGCTCCGGACCGGAGCATTACCCGTGAAGAAATGGCCGTTATCGCCGTGAAGGCTTATGAATATGCGGCTGCCAAGCAGGCCGCGGCTCCGGCTGATGCCCGGCAATATAAGGATCAGGCATCTATTTCACCGTGGGCAGTCGAGGCAATCAGCAAAGCGGCCAGCCTGGACATTATGTCCGGACATGCGGGCGGACTGTTCGCTCCAAAAGCTGCGGCAAGCCGTGCAGAAACAGCGCAGACAATATACAATCTGCTGAATGCGGCAGAATAA